The following proteins are encoded in a genomic region of Acidiferrobacteraceae bacterium:
- a CDS encoding sigma-70 family RNA polymerase sigma factor, with translation MSNKERPRGKAVVEEMVFEDLVAPHLDHLYRVAFRFTGIREEAEDLLQDLLIRLYPRRSELAEVDKLRPWMARVLYRLFIDRIRAAGRSPVDTRDVDAQVDDQWDGAPGPDQITEMVLTRERLQRALADLSLDQRILLSLHDIEGYTLSELVEILDAPIGTLKSRLNRARTRVRESVAMEPFRIMDCRTVQQNLDEYREGLLPAADHEEMSRHLGECRECRASMASLQVLVDSLGRLPVEPATPGFAEQALRRAREMHRSNPVRLPAVMKHKVSVWFATGFGGALAATLLLWSVAFLPKPMPSEVPAVQFSLNQTRAIHLAFNSPEEFRGLTLTVEVPANFEIANRHGERTLSWHTNLRKGANMLTLPVVAVSAGKGDLVARLKGDQKEKTFRVPLAAGT, from the coding sequence ATGAGCAACAAGGAAAGACCCCGGGGCAAGGCCGTTGTTGAGGAAATGGTCTTCGAGGATCTCGTTGCGCCTCATCTGGACCACCTCTACCGCGTTGCCTTTCGATTCACGGGGATCCGGGAAGAGGCCGAGGATCTGCTCCAGGACCTGCTCATTCGCCTGTATCCCCGCCGATCCGAACTCGCCGAGGTGGACAAGCTGCGCCCCTGGATGGCCCGTGTCCTCTACCGCCTTTTTATTGACCGGATTCGGGCGGCGGGGCGCTCGCCGGTCGATACCCGGGATGTTGACGCGCAGGTTGACGATCAGTGGGACGGCGCGCCGGGTCCGGATCAAATCACCGAAATGGTGCTTACCCGCGAACGCCTCCAGCGCGCCCTGGCCGATCTCAGTCTGGACCAGCGCATTCTCCTCTCCCTGCACGATATTGAGGGCTACACCCTGTCGGAACTGGTGGAAATCCTCGATGCCCCCATTGGAACCCTGAAATCCCGCCTCAATCGGGCCCGGACCCGGGTTCGTGAATCCGTAGCCATGGAACCTTTTCGGATCATGGATTGCCGAACAGTTCAACAGAATCTTGACGAATACCGCGAAGGCCTGTTGCCCGCAGCGGACCACGAGGAGATGAGCAGGCACCTCGGGGAATGTCGGGAGTGCCGTGCCAGCATGGCCAGTCTGCAGGTCCTGGTTGATTCCCTGGGCCGGTTGCCGGTAGAGCCGGCCACCCCGGGTTTCGCGGAACAGGCCCTGCGACGGGCGCGGGAAATGCATCGGTCGAATCCGGTGCGCCTGCCCGCGGTCATGAAGCACAAGGTTTCAGTCTGGTTTGCGACGGGTTTTGGTGGGGCGCTCGCGGCCACGCTCCTTCTGTGGAGCGTGGCTTTCCTCCCGAAGCCGATGCCGTCCGAAGTGCCGGCGGTCCAGTTCTCGCTGAACCAGACCCGTGCGATTCATCTGGCATTCAATTCGCCGGAAGAATTCCGTGGTTTGACGCTGACGGTGGAGGTGCCGGCGAACTTCGAGATCGCCAATCGTCATGGTGAGCGCACCCTCTCCTGGCATACGAATCTTCGAAAGGGCGCCAATATGCTGACCTTGCCGGTTGTAGCCGTTTCCGCCGGGAAGGGCGATCTGGTGGCGCGGCTGAAGGGTGACCAGAAAGAGAAGACATTTCGTGTCCCGTTGGCAGCAGGTACGTAA